One window of Bacteroidota bacterium genomic DNA carries:
- a CDS encoding Hsp20/alpha crystallin family protein, with amino-acid sequence MTLIKRTNGNHPAVRTFLSDFFDTDRFFGNSLFPTFEAEWIPAVNVIENEKDFSIEVAAPGFRKNDFEIVVENGILNISAEHKEETEEKEKNYTRREFSYNQFSRSFSLPENSSDENVTAKYDEGVLKLTLSKKTIEPAKRKKEVQVA; translated from the coding sequence ATGACACTCATTAAACGCACCAATGGTAATCATCCGGCAGTACGCACATTCTTGTCCGATTTTTTTGACACCGACCGGTTCTTCGGCAATTCTCTTTTTCCAACCTTCGAAGCAGAATGGATTCCTGCCGTGAATGTAATTGAAAATGAAAAAGATTTCAGCATCGAAGTAGCCGCACCCGGCTTCAGAAAAAATGATTTCGAAATCGTAGTGGAAAACGGCATTCTCAACATCTCGGCAGAACACAAAGAAGAGACGGAAGAAAAAGAAAAGAATTACACGCGGCGTGAATTCAGTTACAATCAATTCAGCCGTTCTTTTTCGCTTCCGGAAAACAGCAGTGACGAAAACGTAACGGCGAAGTACGACGAAGGTGTATTAAAACTCACCCTCTCGAAAAAAACGATCGAACCGGCGAAGCGGAAAAAAGAAGTCCAGGTTGCGTGA